From the genome of Candidatus Atribacteria bacterium, one region includes:
- a CDS encoding DNA polymerase III subunit, whose product MSFKDIIGQERAIKIITKSLKENKISSSYIFNGNEGTGKKLTAIEFAKALNCLKFNDRFEACGICEPCKEIGKQISPDLTIIELVKSSIKIEQIRALRNEIVLKPFKNKKKVYIIDRAENMTIEASNCLLKTLEEPPHYAIIFLICSKIDSILPTIVSRCQVVNFGVISSLKIKDILLKKNVDLNLEKAEIISKLAQGSIGNAFRLLSDKEYFVRREEILDYLSNLCPGEYSDDIFAEVEKMVSEIERIEEIVEIIKLWFRDILIIQKTGDKNYISNCDKLEILENKSKIYSQEILIDIIDYLEKMEEYLIKNVNKRLILERLTIKMVGVEYCLK is encoded by the coding sequence TGTCTTTTAAAGATATCATAGGGCAGGAAAGAGCAATAAAAATAATAACTAAATCTCTAAAAGAAAATAAGATATCCTCATCTTATATTTTTAACGGGAATGAAGGTACTGGAAAAAAGCTTACAGCTATAGAATTTGCCAAGGCACTAAATTGTTTAAAATTTAATGATCGTTTCGAAGCTTGTGGGATTTGTGAACCGTGTAAGGAGATTGGTAAACAGATTAGTCCTGATTTAACTATAATTGAACTCGTTAAGAGCTCGATAAAGATTGAACAAATACGGGCATTGCGAAATGAAATTGTGCTCAAACCTTTTAAAAATAAAAAGAAAGTATATATTATAGACCGGGCAGAAAATATGACTATTGAGGCATCAAATTGTCTGCTAAAAACTCTTGAAGAACCGCCTCATTATGCCATAATCTTTTTAATATGTTCAAAAATAGATTCAATTTTACCGACTATAGTCTCACGGTGCCAGGTAGTAAATTTTGGAGTGATCTCTTCCTTGAAAATAAAAGATATTTTACTAAAAAAAAATGTGGACCTAAATTTAGAGAAAGCCGAAATTATTTCCAAATTAGCTCAAGGGAGCATAGGAAATGCCTTTAGATTGCTATCCGATAAGGAATATTTTGTCAGAAGGGAAGAAATATTAGATTACTTATCTAACCTCTGTCCCGGAGAGTATAGTGATGATATTTTTGCAGAAGTTGAAAAAATGGTATCAGAAATAGAGAGAATTGAAGAGATTGTGGAAATAATAAAACTATGGTTTCGGGATATTTTAATAATTCAGAAGACCGGGGATAAAAACTATATTTCTAATTGTGATAAATTAGAAATACTTGAGAATAAATCTAAAATTTATTCTCAGGAAATACTAATTGATATTATAGATTATTTAGAAAAGATGGAAGAATATTTAATAAAAAATGTTAATAAGCGTCTTATTTTGGAAAGATTAACTATAAAGATGGTAGGTGTTGAGTATTGCCTAAAGTAA
- a CDS encoding stage 0 sporulation protein, producing the protein MPKVTGLKFIKTNYIYYFKINNKIKLNKGDICLVKTAIGLDLGEVVIPYKYIKNNEIDTPLKNILRKANKDDFKKLEIIKQEEIEAQNICKEKIKKYNLPMKLVYVKCLFDRSRIIFYFVSTQRIDFRELVKELAKAFKTKIELRQIGVRDGTKLIGGMGICGREVCCISFIQKFAPIHINMAKIQKIALNQSKVSGLCGRLMCCLSYECEFYKECLKKYPKLKEEIECKKGVGKVIEINVLKKYIIVELEDDPNSKNEGIKKRIKIPEEEFEELTIKNRSGKNSLKN; encoded by the coding sequence TTGCCTAAAGTAACTGGTTTAAAATTCATTAAAACAAATTATATCTATTATTTTAAAATTAATAATAAAATTAAATTAAATAAAGGGGATATATGCTTGGTAAAGACGGCTATTGGTTTGGACTTGGGAGAAGTAGTCATCCCTTACAAATATATAAAAAATAATGAAATAGATACTCCGCTAAAAAATATACTTCGGAAAGCGAATAAAGATGATTTTAAAAAACTTGAAATAATAAAACAAGAAGAGATTGAGGCACAAAATATTTGCAAAGAGAAGATCAAAAAATATAACTTGCCCATGAAATTAGTTTATGTAAAATGTTTATTTGATAGAAGTAGAATTATATTCTATTTTGTTTCTACTCAACGAATAGATTTTCGAGAATTGGTTAAAGAATTGGCCAAGGCGTTTAAAACTAAAATCGAGTTAAGGCAGATCGGAGTAAGAGATGGTACAAAATTAATAGGAGGGATGGGAATTTGCGGGAGAGAAGTGTGCTGCATTTCATTTATTCAAAAATTTGCACCTATCCATATTAACATGGCAAAAATACAAAAAATTGCTTTGAATCAATCAAAGGTATCGGGTCTATGCGGCAGATTAATGTGCTGCTTATCCTATGAATGTGAGTTCTATAAGGAGTGCTTAAAAAAGTACCCTAAATTAAAAGAAGAAATTGAATGCAAAAAAGGTGTAGGGAAAGTAATAGAAATAAATGTTTTAAAAAAATATATTATCGTTGAATTAGAAGACGATCCTAACAGTAAGAATGAGGGTATAAAAAAAAGAATAAAGATACCCGAAGAAGAATTCGAAGAACTTACAATAAAAAATAGAAGCGGAAAAAATAGCCTTAAGAACTGA